In Shinella sp. XGS7, a single genomic region encodes these proteins:
- the modB gene encoding molybdate ABC transporter permease subunit, translating to MQEAWVPLLLTLKVAGWATALNLLLGVGVGFALARLRFPGRELLDALLTLPMVMPPTVLGYYLLVLIGRKGPLGAWLQAEFGINLIFTWQGAVIAATIVAFPLVFKSARAAFEGVDPQLEQAARVLGLSEAALFFRVTLPLAWRGILAGLLLAFARATGEFGATLMVAGSIPGKTQTLSVAVYEAVQAGQDATANFLVLVTSITCIVVLLSAGRLAPGRVAGGGLAR from the coding sequence ATGCAGGAGGCCTGGGTCCCGCTGCTGCTCACGCTCAAGGTGGCGGGCTGGGCCACGGCCCTGAACCTGCTGCTGGGCGTGGGTGTGGGCTTTGCGCTGGCGCGGCTGCGCTTTCCGGGGCGCGAGCTGCTGGACGCGCTCCTGACCCTGCCCATGGTGATGCCCCCCACCGTGCTGGGCTACTACCTGCTGGTGCTGATCGGGCGCAAGGGCCCGCTGGGCGCCTGGCTGCAGGCCGAGTTCGGCATCAATCTGATCTTCACCTGGCAGGGCGCGGTGATCGCCGCCACCATCGTGGCCTTCCCCCTGGTCTTCAAGTCGGCGCGGGCGGCCTTCGAGGGCGTGGACCCGCAGCTGGAACAGGCCGCTCGGGTGCTGGGCCTGTCGGAAGCGGCGCTCTTCTTCCGCGTGACCCTGCCCCTGGCCTGGCGTGGCATCCTGGCCGGCCTGCTGCTGGCCTTTGCGCGCGCCACCGGCGAGTTCGGCGCCACCCTGATGGTGGCCGGAAGCATCCCGGGCAAGACCCAGACCCTGTCGGTGGCGGTCTATGAGGCCGTGCAGGCCGGGCAGGACGCCACCGCCAATTTCCTGGTGCTGGTGACCTCGATCACCTGCATCGTGGTGCTGCTCAGCGCCGGGCGCCTGGCGCCGGGCCGGGTGGCCGGGGGAGGGCTGGCGCGGTGA
- the modA gene encoding molybdate ABC transporter substrate-binding protein encodes MSCRHRPAHPLPRLAALVLGLVLGGSALAAELTVSAAASLSNAFRELGPIYEAQYPGSKVQFNFGASGALLQQIAKGAPADVLASADQETMDQAQQQGLVKAEQRRNFVSNSLVVIVPAAAKAVPKAVSELAQPAYARIAIGLPASVPVGRYTKAVLEKAQLWAAVEPKMIGANNVRQALDYVARGEVDAGFVYGTDAALMADKVRLALTVPTESPVLYPAAPVAASPQAAEAQKFVAFLLSPPAQAVLAKYGFGKP; translated from the coding sequence ATGTCCTGCCGTCATCGCCCTGCACATCCCTTGCCACGTCTGGCTGCCCTGGTGCTGGGCTTGGTGCTCGGGGGCAGCGCCCTGGCCGCGGAGCTCACCGTCTCGGCCGCGGCCAGCCTGAGCAATGCCTTCCGCGAGCTGGGTCCGATCTATGAGGCCCAGTACCCGGGCAGCAAGGTGCAGTTCAACTTCGGCGCCTCGGGCGCCTTGCTGCAGCAGATCGCCAAGGGCGCGCCGGCCGATGTCTTGGCCAGTGCCGACCAGGAGACCATGGATCAGGCCCAGCAGCAGGGCCTGGTCAAGGCCGAGCAGCGCCGCAACTTCGTCTCCAACAGCCTAGTGGTGATCGTGCCCGCCGCGGCCAAGGCCGTACCCAAGGCCGTGAGCGAGCTGGCCCAGCCGGCCTATGCGCGCATCGCCATCGGCCTACCGGCCAGCGTGCCCGTGGGCCGCTACACCAAGGCGGTGCTGGAGAAGGCCCAGCTCTGGGCCGCGGTGGAACCCAAGATGATCGGTGCCAACAATGTGCGCCAGGCCCTGGACTATGTGGCCCGCGGCGAGGTGGATGCCGGCTTTGTCTACGGCACCGATGCGGCCCTCATGGCCGACAAGGTGCGCCTGGCCCTGACCGTGCCGACCGAGAGCCCGGTGCTGTACCCCGCCGCGCCCGTGGCCGCCAGCCCCCAGGCGGCCGAGGCCCAGAAGTTCGTGGCCTTTTTGCTGAGCCCGCCGGCCCAGGCCGTGCTGGCCAAGTACGGTTTCGGCAAGCCCTGA
- a CDS encoding nitroreductase, with the protein MSQQVSPKESQQDPTPSDGALPPGLQALLERYSVGPKHLLEPGPSDEELRLMAQTALRAPDHGELAPWRFKVVRGAARQRMAALFAEAARAAGKGEEGAQLDAERALRPPVSVAIVARIDLGHPQVPAHEQWVALGGALAQFMSAAHLLGYGGKMLSGAKVRNPQIAAAFCAPGETLVGWLALGTPAKKPAGPARKPGPETVLQFWGEAG; encoded by the coding sequence ATGAGCCAGCAAGTGAGCCCGAAAGAGAGCCAGCAAGACCCGACCCCATCCGACGGCGCCTTGCCACCCGGCCTGCAGGCCTTGCTGGAGCGCTACTCCGTGGGGCCCAAGCATCTGCTGGAGCCCGGCCCCAGCGATGAGGAACTGCGCCTGATGGCCCAGACGGCTCTGCGCGCGCCCGACCATGGCGAACTGGCCCCCTGGCGCTTCAAGGTCGTGCGCGGCGCGGCGCGTCAGCGCATGGCCGCGCTCTTTGCCGAGGCGGCGCGCGCCGCCGGCAAGGGCGAGGAGGGCGCCCAGCTGGACGCCGAACGGGCCCTGCGCCCGCCCGTGAGCGTGGCCATCGTGGCCCGCATCGATCTGGGTCACCCCCAGGTGCCGGCGCATGAGCAGTGGGTGGCCCTGGGCGGCGCTCTGGCGCAGTTCATGAGTGCGGCGCATCTGCTGGGCTATGGCGGCAAGATGCTCAGCGGCGCCAAAGTGCGCAACCCGCAGATCGCCGCCGCCTTCTGCGCGCCCGGCGAGACCCTGGTGGGCTGGCTGGCCCTGGGCACACCGGCCAAGAAGCCGGCCGGCCCCGCGCGCAAGCCCGGGCCCGAGACCGTGCTGCAGTTCTGGGGCGAGGCCGGCTGA
- the mobA gene encoding molybdenum cofactor guanylyltransferase MobA, with the protein MSRVAMGPAEITGLVLAGGRGSRMGGVDKGLQPYLGQPLAQHALQRLAPQVGSLMISANRHLAAYAALGVPVWPDAQADYPGPLAGLLSGLQHCQTPYLLSVPCDSPRFPADLAARLAAALLEAQAQIAVVSLRDEAGVPRRQPVFCLMRCEGLAESLERSLAAGEHKVGQWLARHRCVEPLFEPAEDFVNVNTLDELQRLERGL; encoded by the coding sequence ATGAGCCGCGTCGCCATGGGTCCCGCAGAGATCACCGGCCTGGTCCTGGCCGGCGGTCGTGGCAGCCGCATGGGCGGCGTGGACAAGGGCCTGCAGCCCTATCTGGGCCAGCCGCTGGCCCAGCATGCGCTGCAGCGCCTGGCGCCCCAGGTGGGCTCGCTGATGATCAGCGCCAACCGGCATCTGGCCGCCTATGCCGCCCTGGGCGTACCCGTCTGGCCGGATGCCCAGGCCGACTACCCCGGCCCCCTGGCCGGCCTGCTCAGCGGGCTGCAGCATTGCCAGACGCCCTATCTGCTGAGCGTGCCCTGCGATTCGCCGCGCTTCCCGGCCGATCTGGCCGCGCGCCTGGCCGCGGCCCTGCTGGAGGCCCAGGCCCAGATCGCCGTGGTGAGCCTGCGCGATGAGGCCGGTGTGCCCCGTCGTCAGCCCGTCTTCTGCCTGATGCGCTGCGAGGGCCTGGCCGAAAGCCTGGAGCGCAGCCTGGCCGCGGGCGAGCACAAGGTGGGCCAGTGGCTGGCCCGGCACCGCTGCGTGGAGCCGCTCTTCGAGCCGGCCGAAGATTTTGTGAACGTGAACACGCTGGACGAGCTCCAGCGCCTGGAGCGCGGCCTATGA
- the selB gene encoding selenocysteine-specific translation elongation factor, protein MIVGTAGHIDHGKTTLVRALTGVDTDRLPEEKKRGISIELGYAFLDIPADGQRIGFIDVPGHERLVHTMLAGATGIDHALLLVAADDGVMPQTCEHLAVLSLLGLARGAVVITKCDRADAERLAALRGEIAALLAGSGLAGAPVFEVSAPTGQGLAALREHLLAAARAHAAARQGAAERGQAFRLAIDRAFSLDGVGTVVTGTVHAGHTRLGEELALAPDSRARRARVRSLHAQNQAVEAAQAGQRCAVNLAGLAKDEIERGQWLCEPAVALATERLDARLRLWPGEAKALRSGTPVHVHLGARAVLGSVALLEGDQLQPGAEALVQLVLREPVGAWRGDRVVLRDASASRTLAGGVVLDPFAPTRYRRTPERLAELAALQAPEPAQRLQTLLQAAPLGLDLARFARAEGLRREALPEIVAALRVEEGEAAWALSEAGAAQITDKLLAALRDFHARQPDELGPEAARLRRLTSPRLPEPLWRGLLARLREQGVLALRGAFVHLPEHGVRLSAAEQRIAQKVAPQLAQAGFEGAWARDLARDSAEPEALMRTTLARLAQQGEVHQVVKDLYYDLGHMRRLAATAREIAAHSEGQVLAAAFRDATGLGRKRAIQILEYFDRVGLLRRVGDVHKLRSESTLFAAESRA, encoded by the coding sequence ATGATCGTCGGCACCGCAGGACATATCGACCACGGCAAGACCACCCTGGTGAGAGCGCTCACCGGGGTGGACACCGACCGCCTGCCGGAAGAGAAGAAGCGCGGCATCAGCATCGAGCTGGGCTACGCCTTCCTGGACATTCCGGCCGATGGCCAGCGCATCGGCTTCATCGATGTGCCTGGCCATGAGCGCCTGGTCCACACCATGCTGGCCGGGGCCACCGGCATCGACCATGCCCTGCTGCTGGTGGCGGCCGATGACGGCGTGATGCCCCAGACCTGCGAGCACCTGGCCGTGCTCAGCCTGCTGGGCCTCGCGCGCGGCGCGGTCGTCATCACCAAATGCGACCGGGCCGATGCAGAACGTCTGGCCGCCCTGCGCGGCGAGATCGCGGCCCTGCTGGCGGGCAGCGGTCTGGCCGGGGCGCCGGTGTTCGAGGTCAGCGCGCCCACGGGCCAGGGCCTGGCCGCGCTGCGCGAGCATCTGCTGGCGGCCGCCCGGGCGCATGCGGCCGCGCGGCAGGGCGCGGCCGAGCGTGGGCAGGCCTTCCGCCTGGCCATCGACCGCGCTTTCAGCCTGGATGGCGTGGGCACCGTGGTCACCGGCACCGTGCATGCGGGACACACCCGCCTGGGCGAGGAGCTGGCCCTGGCACCCGACAGCCGCGCCCGGCGCGCCCGCGTGCGCAGCCTGCATGCGCAGAACCAGGCGGTGGAAGCGGCCCAGGCCGGCCAGCGCTGCGCCGTCAATCTGGCGGGCCTGGCCAAGGACGAGATCGAGCGCGGCCAGTGGCTGTGCGAGCCCGCCGTGGCCCTGGCCACCGAGCGCCTGGATGCGCGACTGCGCCTGTGGCCCGGCGAGGCCAAGGCCCTGCGTTCGGGCACGCCCGTGCATGTGCATCTGGGTGCGCGCGCGGTGCTGGGCAGCGTGGCCCTGCTGGAGGGCGATCAGCTCCAGCCCGGCGCCGAAGCCCTGGTGCAGTTGGTGCTGCGCGAGCCCGTGGGCGCCTGGCGCGGCGACCGCGTGGTGCTGCGCGATGCCTCGGCCAGCCGCACCCTGGCCGGTGGTGTGGTGCTCGATCCCTTTGCGCCCACGCGCTACCGCCGCACGCCCGAGCGCCTGGCCGAGCTGGCGGCCCTGCAGGCGCCCGAGCCCGCCCAGCGCCTGCAGACCCTGCTGCAGGCCGCGCCCCTGGGCCTGGACCTGGCGCGCTTTGCCCGCGCCGAGGGCCTGCGCCGCGAGGCCCTGCCCGAGATCGTCGCGGCCCTGCGGGTGGAGGAGGGCGAGGCCGCCTGGGCTCTGTCCGAGGCCGGCGCGGCCCAGATCACTGACAAGCTGCTGGCCGCGCTGCGCGACTTCCATGCCCGCCAGCCCGATGAGCTGGGGCCCGAGGCCGCGCGCCTGCGCCGCCTGACATCGCCGCGCCTGCCCGAGCCCCTGTGGCGCGGCCTGCTGGCCCGCCTGCGCGAACAGGGCGTGCTCGCCCTGCGCGGCGCCTTTGTGCACCTGCCCGAGCATGGGGTGCGGCTCTCGGCCGCCGAGCAGCGCATCGCGCAGAAGGTGGCGCCTCAGCTTGCCCAGGCCGGTTTCGAGGGCGCCTGGGCCCGCGATCTGGCGCGCGACAGCGCCGAGCCCGAGGCCCTGATGCGCACCACCCTGGCTCGCCTGGCCCAGCAGGGCGAGGTGCATCAAGTGGTGAAAGACCTCTATTACGACCTGGGCCATATGCGCAGACTGGCGGCCACGGCGCGCGAGATCGCGGCGCACAGCGAGGGTCAGGTCTTGGCCGCGGCCTTCCGCGACGCCACGGGCCTGGGCCGCAAGCGCGCGATCCAGATCCTGGAATACTTCGACCGCGTGGGCCTGCTGCGCCGGGTGGGCGATGTGCACAAGCTGCGCAGCGAGTCCACCCTGTTCGCCGCGGAAAGCAGGGCATGA
- a CDS encoding transglutaminase-like domain-containing protein produces MSQLNRRHLMQAVAAGVGASLVPGLAQAQAAAPAAGGERRFAPQPGAWRRFEMSLEVSVADQQGQTKLWLPLPDIETDYQRSLDHSWTGNASVSRIVSDPARGVRMLYAEFPESVKTPTLTLVSRVQTQSRAVDWSRPGRVSEDPAVLRAHLAATELVPVDGLVLKTALEATQGARTDVEKVQAIYRWVIAKAHREPKTRGCGTGDVRTMLETGNLGGKCADLNAIFVGLCRAVGVPARDVYGLRLAPSAFGYRELGANSASLKGAQHCRAEVFLKAYGWVAMDPADVLKVMRQETPEWIKDPAHPLIAPINKGLFGAWEGNWVAYNTGHDLRLPGSASKTTLPFLMYPQGENRSGRFDELAPDSFKYTISAKEI; encoded by the coding sequence ATGAGTCAACTCAATCGTCGTCATCTGATGCAGGCCGTCGCCGCCGGCGTGGGTGCCAGCCTGGTGCCGGGTCTTGCCCAGGCTCAGGCCGCTGCGCCGGCTGCGGGCGGTGAGCGTCGCTTCGCGCCCCAGCCCGGCGCCTGGCGCCGTTTCGAGATGAGCCTCGAGGTCAGCGTGGCCGACCAGCAGGGCCAGACCAAGCTCTGGCTGCCCCTGCCCGATATCGAAACCGACTACCAGCGCAGCCTGGACCACAGCTGGACCGGCAATGCCAGCGTCAGCCGCATCGTGTCCGACCCGGCGCGCGGCGTGCGCATGCTCTATGCCGAGTTCCCCGAGTCGGTGAAGACGCCCACCCTGACCCTGGTCAGCCGCGTGCAGACCCAGAGCCGCGCGGTGGACTGGAGCCGCCCGGGGCGCGTGAGCGAAGACCCCGCGGTGCTGCGTGCCCATCTGGCCGCCACCGAGCTGGTGCCGGTGGACGGTCTGGTGCTCAAGACCGCGCTGGAAGCCACCCAGGGCGCCCGGACCGATGTGGAGAAGGTCCAGGCCATCTACCGCTGGGTGATCGCCAAGGCTCACCGCGAGCCCAAGACCCGGGGCTGCGGCACCGGCGATGTGCGCACCATGCTGGAGACCGGCAATCTGGGCGGCAAGTGCGCCGACCTCAACGCCATCTTCGTGGGCCTGTGCCGCGCCGTGGGCGTGCCGGCCCGCGATGTCTACGGCCTGCGCCTGGCCCCCTCGGCCTTCGGCTACCGCGAGCTGGGCGCCAACTCCGCCAGCCTCAAGGGCGCGCAGCACTGCCGCGCCGAGGTCTTCCTCAAGGCCTATGGCTGGGTGGCCATGGACCCCGCCGACGTGCTCAAGGTCATGCGCCAGGAAACGCCGGAATGGATCAAGGACCCGGCTCATCCGCTGATCGCGCCCATCAACAAGGGCCTGTTCGGCGCCTGGGAAGGCAACTGGGTGGCCTACAACACCGGCCATGACCTGCGCCTGCCCGGCAGCGCGTCCAAGACCACTTTGCCCTTCCTGATGTACCCGCAGGGCGAGAATCGCAGCGGCCGCTTCGATGAGCTGGCCCCCGACAGCTTCAAGTACACGATCTCCGCCAAGGAAATCTGA
- a CDS encoding TlpA disulfide reductase family protein: MSARAPQLQVSRRRRRLMAGVAAACLPLAGTARAQTLDGALRRPWPARTPTPPVSMPGFEGPGFELAQARGKVVLLNFWASWCEPCRSEMPSLELLAQKYEARGLQVLAVNHRETDAAMRRFLQQMPVGLPMLRDADGAVARAYGVRIFPTSVLIARDGRAAFSVIGELDWTGAQARQWIEALLG, from the coding sequence ATGAGCGCTCGCGCGCCGCAGCTCCAGGTCTCGCGGCGCCGCCGCCGGCTCATGGCCGGTGTGGCGGCGGCCTGCCTGCCCCTGGCCGGCACCGCCCGCGCCCAGACCCTGGACGGCGCGCTGCGCCGGCCCTGGCCCGCGCGCACGCCCACGCCGCCGGTGTCGATGCCGGGCTTCGAGGGCCCGGGCTTCGAGCTGGCCCAGGCCCGCGGCAAGGTGGTGCTGCTGAACTTCTGGGCCAGCTGGTGCGAGCCCTGCCGCAGCGAGATGCCCTCGCTGGAGCTGCTCGCGCAGAAGTACGAGGCGCGCGGCCTGCAGGTGCTGGCCGTCAACCACCGCGAGACCGATGCCGCCATGCGCCGCTTTCTGCAGCAGATGCCGGTGGGCCTGCCCATGCTGCGCGATGCCGATGGCGCCGTGGCCCGGGCCTATGGCGTGCGCATCTTCCCCACCAGCGTGCTGATCGCGCGGGACGGCCGGGCGGCCTTCTCGGTGATCGGCGAGCTGGACTGGACCGGCGCTCAGGCGCGACAGTGGATCGAGGCCCTGCTGGGCTGA
- a CDS encoding FAD-dependent oxidoreductase, with product MSMKRRELLLGGAAVAAAGTWPGLAAAQGTGVPQPFLIGGQSQALLAKGRAPRVVICGGGWGGLSAAKRLRELAPQAEVVMLERNPVFFSCPMSNKWLIDVVDTQFLIYDYLRVSERHGYRYIQSEILSIDRAAKRVVTNLGWLDYDILIVAPGIRYHYEAWFGEDRRLAEATRARFPAAYVSNAEHFALKRELHGFKGGEWVMTLPPPPQRCPPSPYERACLIAWYFKKNKIKGHITILDHKDDVRPIGAGFKAAFAELYKDQITYVPNAHVQEVDPFAKRIKTKAGDMKFDHAVLMSPHQAGDLAWKAGAVGLNAAGKPSGWADLDPLRLRLKDDPSVYVIGDAVGTVSPSFQYYPKAGHVANRHGRIVARYIAEQLAGREAPAALPDNLCFMMVNGEPREAVAVLFDYALNAKGEITQQQIDDNDRRPELVVKDMAWASGLYEDMFG from the coding sequence ATGAGCATGAAACGACGCGAACTCCTGCTGGGCGGCGCCGCGGTGGCTGCGGCCGGCACCTGGCCGGGCCTGGCCGCGGCCCAGGGCACGGGCGTGCCCCAGCCCTTTCTGATCGGCGGCCAGAGCCAGGCCTTGCTGGCCAAGGGCCGTGCGCCGCGGGTGGTGATCTGCGGCGGCGGCTGGGGCGGTCTGAGTGCGGCCAAGCGCCTGCGCGAGCTGGCGCCCCAGGCCGAGGTGGTGATGCTGGAGCGCAACCCGGTGTTCTTCTCCTGCCCCATGAGCAATAAATGGCTCATCGACGTGGTGGACACCCAGTTCCTGATCTACGACTACCTGCGCGTCTCCGAGCGCCACGGCTATCGCTACATCCAGAGCGAGATCCTCTCCATCGACCGCGCGGCCAAGCGCGTGGTCACCAATCTGGGCTGGCTGGACTACGACATCCTGATCGTGGCTCCCGGCATCCGCTACCACTATGAGGCCTGGTTCGGCGAGGACCGGCGCCTGGCCGAGGCCACGCGCGCGCGCTTCCCCGCGGCTTATGTTTCCAATGCCGAGCATTTCGCGCTCAAGCGCGAGCTGCATGGCTTCAAGGGCGGGGAATGGGTCATGACCCTGCCGCCGCCGCCCCAGCGCTGCCCGCCCAGCCCCTATGAGCGTGCCTGCCTGATCGCCTGGTACTTCAAGAAGAACAAGATCAAGGGCCACATCACCATCCTGGACCACAAGGACGATGTGCGTCCCATCGGTGCGGGCTTCAAGGCCGCCTTTGCCGAGCTCTACAAGGACCAGATCACCTATGTGCCCAATGCGCATGTGCAGGAGGTCGACCCCTTTGCCAAGCGCATCAAGACCAAGGCCGGCGATATGAAGTTCGACCACGCCGTGCTGATGTCCCCGCACCAGGCCGGCGACCTGGCCTGGAAGGCCGGTGCCGTGGGCCTGAATGCTGCCGGCAAGCCCAGCGGCTGGGCCGATCTGGACCCGCTGCGCCTGCGTCTCAAGGACGATCCCAGCGTCTACGTGATCGGCGACGCCGTGGGCACCGTCTCGCCCAGCTTCCAGTACTACCCCAAGGCCGGCCATGTGGCCAACCGCCACGGCCGCATCGTGGCGCGCTACATCGCCGAGCAGCTGGCCGGCCGCGAGGCCCCGGCGGCGCTGCCCGACAACCTCTGCTTCATGATGGTCAACGGCGAGCCCCGCGAGGCTGTCGCCGTGCTCTTCGACTACGCGCTCAACGCCAAGGGCGAGATCACCCAGCAGCAGATCGACGACAACGACCGTCGCCCCGAGCTGGTGGTCAAGGACATGGCCTGGGCCTCGGGTCTGTACGAGGACATGTTCGGATGA
- the selA gene encoding L-seryl-tRNA(Sec) selenium transferase, which produces MAAPEESVVHGSKAPGKAEAKDLPSVDRLLRLPAVAALVETQGHRLVADEARALLESLRPRVLAAELAREALAPEALAAALEARVQARLASRMRAVLNLTGTVIHTNLGRALLADSALQQLLAMMAGPNNLEYDLATGGRGDRDDLIESLLCKLTGAEAATVVNNNAAAVLLSIAALAAAHPGGREVIVSRGELVEIGGAFRMPDVMASAGATLVEVGTTNRTHARDYAGAINARTAMLMKVHTSNYQVQGFTAAVDEATLAPIAHEHGLPLVSDLGSGALVDLAQWGLPREPMPQEMLAAGVDVVTFSGDKLLGGPQAGLIVGRRDYIQRIRKFPMKRALRMSKLPLAALEATLRLYLRPDRLTRDLPTLRLLTRPLAEIEAQAQRLQPALAQALAPHYTVAVAPMLGQIGSGSLPVERLPSAGLTVAPAGVGKRGLGTSLERLSVALRGLPLPVIGRIAEDRLWLDCRCLDQEAAFLAQLDTLAKALA; this is translated from the coding sequence ATGGCTGCGCCCGAAGAGTCCGTGGTTCACGGCTCCAAGGCACCCGGTAAAGCCGAAGCCAAGGACCTGCCCTCCGTCGACCGCCTGCTGCGCCTGCCCGCGGTGGCGGCCCTTGTCGAGACCCAAGGCCACCGCCTGGTGGCCGATGAAGCCCGCGCCCTGCTCGAGTCGCTGCGCCCCCGTGTGCTGGCGGCCGAGCTGGCGCGCGAAGCCTTGGCGCCCGAGGCCCTGGCCGCGGCGCTGGAGGCGCGTGTGCAGGCCCGTCTGGCCAGCCGCATGCGCGCGGTGCTCAACCTCACGGGCACCGTCATCCACACCAATCTGGGCCGCGCCCTGCTGGCCGACTCGGCCCTGCAGCAGCTGCTGGCCATGATGGCCGGCCCCAACAATCTGGAGTACGACCTGGCCACGGGCGGGCGCGGCGACCGCGACGACCTGATCGAGAGCCTGCTGTGCAAGCTCACCGGTGCCGAGGCTGCCACCGTGGTCAACAACAATGCCGCGGCCGTGCTGCTCAGCATCGCGGCCCTGGCCGCGGCCCATCCGGGCGGGCGCGAGGTCATCGTCTCGCGTGGTGAGCTGGTGGAGATCGGCGGCGCCTTCCGCATGCCCGATGTGATGGCCAGCGCCGGCGCCACCCTGGTGGAGGTGGGCACGACCAACCGCACCCATGCGCGCGACTACGCGGGCGCCATCAATGCCCGCACCGCCATGCTGATGAAGGTGCACACCAGCAACTACCAGGTGCAGGGCTTCACCGCGGCGGTGGACGAGGCCACGCTGGCGCCCATCGCCCATGAACACGGCCTGCCCCTGGTCTCGGACCTGGGCAGCGGCGCCCTGGTGGACCTGGCGCAATGGGGCCTGCCGCGCGAGCCCATGCCCCAGGAGATGCTGGCCGCGGGCGTGGACGTGGTGACCTTCAGCGGCGACAAGCTGCTGGGCGGCCCCCAGGCCGGCCTGATCGTGGGCCGGCGCGACTACATCCAGCGCATCCGCAAATTTCCCATGAAGCGCGCGCTGCGCATGAGCAAGCTGCCGCTGGCGGCGCTGGAAGCCACGCTGCGCCTGTACCTGCGGCCGGACCGCCTCACCCGCGATCTGCCCACCCTGCGCCTGCTGACCCGGCCCCTGGCCGAGATTGAGGCCCAGGCCCAGCGCCTGCAGCCGGCCCTGGCGCAAGCCCTGGCCCCGCATTACACGGTGGCGGTGGCGCCCATGCTGGGCCAGATCGGCTCGGGCTCCCTGCCGGTGGAGCGCCTGCCCTCGGCGGGCCTCACGGTGGCGCCGGCCGGCGTGGGCAAGCGCGGCCTGGGCACGTCCCTGGAACGCCTGAGCGTGGCCCTGCGCGGCCTGCCCCTGCCCGTGATCGGCCGCATTGCCGAAGACCGGCTCTGGCTGGACTGCCGCTGCCTGGACCAGGAGGCCGCCTTCCTGGCCCAGCTGGACACGCTGGCCAAGGCCCTGGCCTGA
- the fdhE gene encoding formate dehydrogenase accessory protein FdhE, whose product MSLTAGTRLLSPEEIAVRAGEQITLLRLPEPGVFAERELRLRQLAEGHAMRDYLLFCAELARCQHELLKSERVLTLPTPEQIEAAANAGQPLLPGAGEQAWARDPAWREDLRALMRLLAARVAAGPARDTALSLAEAEDAQLELQAERLLSGVMLGLDLGTAPLIAAGLQLYWVRLLSQVQARHGKDRVAPFGRIDDPTLCPCCGSRPTASITRIGADTTGTRYLSCSLCAAQWHYVRIKCTHCQSTKGISFRALQGLDEEGAGSAETAVVQAECCEACGHYLKIVHMERDNRVEPMADDLASLTLDLLVSDSGLQRQGVNLMLLFGDPDTAPPDPGGRS is encoded by the coding sequence ATGAGTTTGACGGCCGGTACCCGGCTCCTGTCGCCCGAAGAGATCGCCGTTCGGGCCGGCGAGCAGATCACCCTGCTGCGCCTGCCCGAGCCCGGCGTGTTTGCCGAGCGCGAGCTGCGCCTGCGTCAGCTGGCCGAAGGCCATGCCATGCGCGACTACCTGCTCTTCTGCGCCGAGCTGGCCCGCTGCCAGCACGAGCTGCTCAAGAGCGAGCGAGTCCTGACGCTCCCCACGCCCGAGCAGATCGAGGCCGCCGCCAACGCCGGCCAGCCCCTGCTGCCCGGTGCCGGTGAGCAGGCCTGGGCGCGCGATCCGGCCTGGCGCGAGGACCTGCGGGCCCTGATGCGCCTGCTGGCGGCCCGGGTGGCCGCCGGCCCGGCGCGCGACACCGCCCTGAGTCTGGCCGAGGCCGAGGATGCGCAGCTGGAGCTGCAGGCCGAGCGCCTGCTCTCCGGCGTGATGCTGGGCCTGGATCTGGGCACGGCCCCGCTGATCGCCGCCGGCCTGCAGCTCTACTGGGTGCGCCTGCTGAGCCAGGTGCAGGCCCGCCATGGCAAGGACCGCGTGGCGCCCTTCGGCCGCATCGACGATCCCACCCTGTGCCCCTGCTGCGGCTCGCGGCCCACGGCCAGCATCACCCGCATCGGGGCCGACACCACCGGCACCCGCTACCTCAGCTGCAGCCTCTGCGCGGCGCAATGGCACTATGTGCGCATCAAGTGCACGCATTGCCAGAGCACCAAGGGCATCAGCTTCCGCGCCCTGCAGGGCCTGGACGAGGAGGGGGCCGGCAGTGCCGAGACCGCCGTGGTGCAGGCCGAGTGCTGCGAGGCCTGCGGCCATTACCTCAAGATCGTGCACATGGAGCGGGACAACCGCGTGGAACCCATGGCCGACGATCTGGCCTCGCTGACCCTGGACCTGCTGGTCTCCGACAGCGGCCTGCAGCGCCAGGGCGTGAACCTGATGCTGCTCTTCGGCGATCCCGACACGGCACCGCCGGATCCGGGCGGGAGGTCCTGA